Proteins from a single region of Desulfobacter postgatei 2ac9:
- a CDS encoding ABC transporter permease, with translation MGAEDQLLMGGIFATWTAQHLRNALPSALIVPLIFAAGFIGGALWGIIPAILKIKYAINEVITTLMLNYICAEFLTMLIVGPWKGKTRFGFPGTDALPDAAILGVLPGSRIHYATLILAIVLAIAAWFFMELTRMGIQIRSTGENPKATESQGVNVSLIRYACVLVGGVFSALAGAHLSISYSSSWVEGMTAGRGWIAIALTIFALWNPGRAIFASFLFGGIFVLQYLLQPLGISPNFLAMLPYLCTLIILLAISFKNPRRLNAPAWLGAAYKRGER, from the coding sequence ATCGGCGCCGAGGACCAGCTGCTCATGGGCGGCATTTTTGCCACATGGACGGCCCAGCATCTGAGAAACGCCCTGCCCTCTGCTCTTATCGTTCCGTTGATATTTGCAGCCGGCTTCATCGGCGGTGCATTATGGGGCATTATACCGGCCATACTGAAAATTAAATATGCCATCAACGAGGTCATCACCACCCTGATGCTCAACTATATCTGTGCAGAATTTTTAACCATGCTTATTGTGGGGCCATGGAAGGGGAAAACCCGGTTTGGATTTCCGGGTACTGATGCCCTGCCTGACGCAGCCATTTTAGGCGTACTGCCGGGATCTCGCATTCATTATGCGACCCTGATCCTGGCCATTGTCCTGGCCATAGCCGCCTGGTTTTTCATGGAACTCACCCGCATGGGCATTCAGATCAGATCCACCGGAGAAAATCCCAAAGCCACAGAGAGCCAGGGAGTAAACGTCTCTTTGATTCGATATGCCTGCGTTCTGGTGGGTGGTGTTTTCTCAGCACTTGCCGGGGCCCACCTGTCGATTTCCTACTCATCCTCCTGGGTGGAAGGCATGACTGCCGGCCGCGGCTGGATCGCCATTGCCCTGACCATATTTGCCCTGTGGAATCCGGGCCGGGCCATTTTTGCCTCATTCCTTTTTGGCGGCATTTTTGTACTCCAATACCTGCTCCAACCCCTGGGGATATCCCCCAATTTTCTGGCCATGCTGCCCTACCTGTGTACCCTGATCATCCTTTTGGCCATATCTTTTAAAAATCCAAGACGCCTAAATGCGCCGGCCTGGCTGGGGGCGGCTTATAAACGAGGCGAGCGATAA
- a CDS encoding ATP-binding cassette domain-containing protein: MYYLNGMMAGILKDICKSFQGVHANKDINLEVSSGEILGLLGENAAGKTTLMNILYGIYEPDSGTILINGKPMCISNPVKSINLGIGMVHQHFMLIQNHSVIENIALGYKDTPFFSPGKCCGKK, from the coding sequence ATGTACTACCTCAACGGTATGATGGCAGGAATATTGAAGGATATTTGCAAATCATTCCAGGGGGTTCATGCCAACAAGGATATCAATCTTGAAGTCAGTTCCGGAGAGATATTAGGCCTGCTCGGGGAGAACGCTGCCGGCAAGACAACACTGATGAATATCCTTTACGGCATTTACGAGCCGGATTCGGGAACTATCCTGATCAACGGCAAGCCGATGTGTATCTCCAATCCGGTGAAATCCATCAATCTTGGCATCGGCATGGTTCACCAGCACTTCATGCTGATCCAGAACCATTCCGTAATTGAAAATATCGCTTTGGGATATAAGGACACCCCGTTTTTTTCCCCCGGAAAGTGTTGCGGCAAAAAATAA
- the proX gene encoding glycine betaine/L-proline ABC transporter substrate-binding protein ProX, with protein MSVAKNICFVLIAVSMIMAAPAFASSDKPGEGITVKPARATWNTGYFQEAIVSRALTELGYTVDKPKDLKNPIFYKALTLGDLDYWCNGWFPMHNSQLPKNFNDKAQKIGYVAKAGGLQGYLVSKNAVEKYNIKSLDDFKREEVKKAFDKNHDGKADLTACPPGWGCEKVIAHHLKVYDLEDDINPVKASYEAGMASAIGADRAGEPIFFYTWTPNWTVYKLKPGKDVMWINVPKILPTETQAIAADMMTQSGIEGAVTDPVKLGFVVSDIRMVANKKFLADNPAAKKFFELFTLPLADINEQNTRMNAGEKSAKEIQKHVTEWIAKNQKKWDDWLAQARAAAK; from the coding sequence ATGAGCGTCGCAAAAAACATCTGCTTTGTTCTGATCGCTGTTTCCATGATCATGGCCGCACCGGCCTTCGCATCTTCGGATAAACCCGGAGAAGGCATCACAGTTAAGCCTGCACGGGCCACTTGGAACACAGGTTATTTCCAGGAAGCAATAGTCAGCCGGGCTTTGACCGAATTGGGTTATACAGTTGATAAGCCCAAAGATCTGAAAAACCCGATTTTTTATAAAGCATTAACCTTGGGAGATTTAGACTACTGGTGCAATGGCTGGTTTCCCATGCACAACAGCCAGTTGCCAAAAAATTTTAATGACAAGGCCCAGAAAATCGGATACGTGGCCAAAGCCGGTGGTCTGCAGGGATATCTGGTATCTAAAAACGCGGTTGAAAAATACAACATCAAATCTTTGGATGACTTTAAACGTGAAGAGGTTAAAAAGGCCTTTGACAAAAACCATGACGGCAAAGCGGATCTGACCGCCTGTCCTCCGGGGTGGGGATGCGAAAAAGTCATTGCCCACCACTTAAAGGTTTATGATCTCGAAGATGATATCAATCCTGTAAAAGCATCTTATGAAGCAGGCATGGCGTCTGCCATCGGTGCAGACAGAGCAGGAGAACCCATATTCTTTTACACCTGGACCCCGAACTGGACTGTATATAAACTCAAACCCGGGAAAGACGTGATGTGGATCAACGTGCCTAAAATTCTACCCACTGAAACCCAGGCCATAGCCGCGGACATGATGACCCAGTCCGGCATTGAAGGCGCAGTTACGGATCCGGTCAAACTGGGATTTGTTGTTTCGGATATCCGTATGGTAGCCAACAAAAAATTTTTAGCGGACAATCCTGCGGCCAAAAAATTTTTTGAACTCTTCACTCTGCCCCTTGCAGATATTAATGAGCAGAACACCCGCATGAACGCGGGTGAAAAATCAGCAAAAGAGATCCAGAAGCATGTGACGGAGTGGATTGCTAAAAATCAGAAAAAATGGGATGACTGGCTGGCCCAGGCCAGGGCCGCTGCAAAATAG
- a CDS encoding ABC transporter permease, whose amino-acid sequence MFDEKVLPLDIWITAFVDWLVNNYRDIFQMIKWPVEQILTGFDIGLNTVPPIIIIAVLAFCAWRFSGWGLAVFSILSMVFIGLIGFWTETMTTLAMVLASVLFSTIVGVPVGIAAGRSNRVETIVRPFLDAMQTTPSFVYLVPIVMLFSVGNVAGVFATIIFAMPPIIRLTSLGIRGVHPELIEAATAFGATRSQVLFKVQIPLAMPTILAGLNQTIMMALAMVVIAALIGAGGLGSPVIQGLNTLDIGLAVMAGLSIVLVAVVLDRITQSMAGKN is encoded by the coding sequence ATGTTTGATGAAAAAGTGCTTCCCTTAGATATATGGATTACCGCATTTGTTGACTGGTTAGTCAATAATTACAGAGATATCTTTCAAATGATAAAATGGCCGGTTGAACAAATTTTAACCGGATTTGATATTGGCCTCAACACCGTACCGCCCATCATTATAATAGCTGTCTTGGCTTTCTGTGCATGGCGCTTTTCAGGATGGGGATTAGCTGTTTTCAGCATTCTTTCAATGGTCTTTATCGGACTGATCGGGTTCTGGACAGAGACCATGACCACCCTGGCCATGGTTTTGGCCTCTGTTCTGTTTTCCACCATTGTCGGGGTTCCCGTCGGTATTGCCGCCGGGCGAAGCAACCGGGTGGAAACCATTGTCAGACCCTTTCTAGATGCCATGCAGACCACCCCGTCCTTTGTATACCTGGTTCCCATTGTCATGCTCTTTTCCGTGGGTAATGTGGCCGGGGTGTTTGCCACCATTATTTTTGCCATGCCCCCCATCATCCGCCTGACAAGCCTTGGCATCCGCGGGGTGCATCCGGAACTGATAGAAGCGGCCACCGCCTTTGGTGCCACCCGCAGCCAGGTGCTGTTCAAGGTTCAAATTCCTCTGGCCATGCCCACCATCCTGGCAGGATTAAACCAGACCATTATGATGGCCCTTGCCATGGTGGTCATTGCTGCCTTGATCGGGGCCGGCGGACTGGGATCTCCGGTCATTCAAGGTCTGAATACATTGGATATAGGCCTTGCTGTGATGGCGGGGTTAAGCATTGTTCTGGTGGCCGTGGTACTCGACAGAATCACCCAATCCATGGCCGGTAAAAACTAA
- the proV gene encoding glycine betaine/L-proline ABC transporter ATP-binding protein ProV — MDQIIIKNIFKIFGPDPQKAKCLIDQGLTKEEILEKTGMTVGVNNADFSIKRGEIFVVMGLSGSGKSTLVRMFNRLIEPSTGEIHINGQNITTMGNKDLVKFRLKHMSMVFQSFALMPHLTVLENAAFGLELAGEPKAERSERTAAALSQVGLEGWEDQYPKQLSGGMQQRVGLARALAADPDIMLMDEAFSALDPLIRTEMQDELLKLQENSDRTIFFISHDLDEALRIGDRIAIMEGGRVVQVGTPEEILQNPADDYVRAFFRGVDPTNVISAGEIVNTHYPTIIRTRKGDIRSALELLNARDFNHGYVLNAKHQFLGIVSIDSLQEAMEKGRAKDTLETCYLPGVKPANVSDNMQDILPQVASKAFPIPVLDNDNIFKGVVSKNRFLKTLHKSDINGHNGSGNGYEEPAQTIQTAL, encoded by the coding sequence ATGGATCAAATCATCATTAAAAATATATTTAAAATATTCGGTCCGGATCCCCAAAAAGCAAAATGCCTTATCGATCAGGGGCTAACAAAAGAAGAAATCCTTGAAAAAACCGGCATGACCGTGGGCGTAAACAATGCAGACTTTTCTATCAAACGCGGAGAAATATTTGTGGTCATGGGTCTGTCCGGATCTGGAAAATCCACACTGGTCAGGATGTTTAACCGGCTGATTGAGCCATCGACGGGTGAAATCCATATTAACGGTCAAAACATTACAACCATGGGAAACAAGGATCTTGTGAAATTCAGACTTAAACATATGAGCATGGTGTTTCAATCCTTTGCCCTGATGCCCCATCTCACGGTCCTGGAAAATGCGGCGTTTGGCCTTGAACTGGCCGGCGAACCCAAAGCCGAACGGAGTGAGCGGACTGCCGCCGCCTTAAGCCAGGTGGGTCTGGAAGGCTGGGAAGACCAGTACCCCAAACAACTTTCCGGAGGTATGCAGCAGCGTGTCGGCCTGGCCAGGGCATTGGCTGCGGACCCGGACATCATGCTGATGGACGAAGCGTTTTCCGCCCTGGACCCACTGATCCGTACGGAGATGCAGGATGAACTCCTCAAACTCCAGGAAAACAGTGACAGGACCATTTTTTTTATCTCCCATGATCTGGATGAAGCGCTTCGCATCGGTGACCGCATCGCCATCATGGAAGGGGGACGCGTTGTCCAGGTGGGCACGCCCGAGGAAATTCTCCAGAACCCGGCCGATGATTATGTCAGGGCCTTTTTCAGAGGTGTGGATCCCACCAATGTCATTTCAGCCGGTGAAATCGTCAACACACATTACCCCACAATTATCAGAACCAGAAAAGGCGACATCCGCAGCGCTCTGGAGCTGTTAAACGCCAGGGATTTCAACCATGGCTATGTGCTTAATGCCAAACACCAGTTTTTGGGAATTGTCTCCATTGACTCCCTTCAGGAGGCAATGGAAAAGGGCCGGGCAAAAGACACCCTTGAAACCTGCTATCTGCCGGGGGTCAAACCGGCCAATGTCAGCGATAACATGCAGGATATTCTGCCGCAGGTGGCATCCAAAGCCTTTCCGATCCCGGTACTTGACAATGACAATATCTTTAAAGGCGTGGTTTCCAAAAACCGGTTCCTCAAAACCCTGCACAAATCAGATATTAACGGCCACAACGGATCCGGCAACGGATATGAAGAACCGGCCCAAACCATTCAAACCGCTCTTTAG
- a CDS encoding Crp/Fnr family transcriptional regulator, whose amino-acid sequence MDSSAACLSKSIIFSGLDARDVEALVPLFSRWVVVPGDVLAQAGHSAQFFFLLEEGTLLVAMEEGRAVVFNRPGDFAGLSMVSLNGTNTATITVLEKGAVWVVSCRDILDLTSHDTQVADTIMNGWQQFFAEKAPFCSNPA is encoded by the coding sequence ATGGACAGTTCTGCAGCATGCTTATCAAAATCTATTATTTTTAGTGGGCTTGATGCCCGGGATGTTGAGGCGCTTGTACCGCTGTTTTCAAGGTGGGTGGTTGTGCCTGGTGACGTTTTGGCCCAGGCTGGTCATAGCGCTCAGTTTTTCTTTCTTCTGGAAGAAGGCACCCTGCTTGTGGCAATGGAAGAGGGCAGGGCTGTGGTGTTCAACAGGCCCGGGGATTTTGCCGGCCTGTCAATGGTGAGCCTGAATGGTACAAATACTGCCACGATTACGGTGCTGGAAAAAGGGGCTGTCTGGGTTGTGTCCTGCCGGGATATCCTTGATCTGACGAGCCATGATACCCAGGTAGCGGACACAATTATGAATGGATGGCAGCAGTTCTTTGCGGAAAAAGCGCCTTTTTGTTCAAATCCTGCCTAA
- a CDS encoding OadG family protein — protein sequence MNGVNAVSVLYGLEAINAHNGWAISVVGVSIVFTGLVVLSALISQLYKLVALYDDPGKIKKIFAAKSESAAKSDPPKKVLVLTEAQKQVCRQYNLLAQNMDDVISLPKFLRMAEICGLQAPHANINLLIKSGILCADEQGYFRWDEDIFIRTIS from the coding sequence TTGAATGGAGTTAACGCTGTCAGCGTTCTTTATGGACTTGAGGCGATAAACGCCCACAATGGATGGGCAATTTCAGTTGTGGGTGTCAGCATTGTGTTCACAGGGCTTGTGGTCCTGTCTGCCCTGATTTCACAGCTTTATAAACTTGTGGCACTGTATGATGATCCTGGGAAAATAAAAAAAATATTTGCCGCCAAATCTGAATCTGCCGCCAAGTCAGATCCCCCTAAAAAGGTCCTGGTTCTCACTGAGGCTCAAAAACAGGTATGCCGGCAGTATAACCTTTTGGCTCAGAACATGGATGATGTGATTTCTTTGCCAAAATTTTTGCGTATGGCCGAGATTTGCGGACTTCAAGCTCCCCATGCCAACATAAATCTCCTGATTAAATCCGGCATTCTGTGTGCCGATGAACAGGGGTATTTCAGATGGGATGAGGATATATTCATCCGTACCATTTCCTAG
- a CDS encoding sodium ion-translocating decarboxylase subunit beta: MDTLFLEFFQNTGFYLCDYRNIIMIIVGMIFIFLGIAKDYEPLLLVPIGFGMLVGNIPIFKGLGLGIYEKTSVLNYLYFGVTQGIYPPLIFLGIGAMTDFSTLLARPVLMLLGAAAQAGIFITFLGALALGFLPNEAAAIGIIGGADGPTAIFLTAKLAPQLIGPIAVAAYSYMALVPVIQPPIMKFLTTRKERLIRMEDPRHVTKREKIIFPVISFLLCCFLAPAALPLLGMLCFGNLLKEAVVTERLAVTARTALIDIATILLGITVGASTQGDVFLTQSSVKIFVLGALSFGIATASGVLFAKFMNLFLKKKINPLLGAAGVSAVPDSARVVHIMGQREDPSNFLLMHAMAPNVSGVIGSAIAAGVLWSLMI, translated from the coding sequence ATGGATACTTTATTTTTAGAATTTTTTCAAAACACCGGGTTTTATCTGTGCGACTACCGAAACATTATCATGATCATTGTCGGCATGATTTTTATATTTCTGGGCATTGCCAAGGATTATGAACCTTTGCTGCTGGTGCCCATCGGATTTGGCATGCTTGTGGGAAACATTCCTATTTTCAAGGGGCTGGGCCTTGGCATTTATGAAAAAACTTCTGTTTTGAACTACCTGTATTTTGGCGTAACGCAGGGCATTTATCCGCCTTTGATATTCCTTGGCATCGGTGCCATGACCGATTTTTCAACGCTTCTGGCAAGGCCGGTGCTTATGCTTTTGGGCGCTGCGGCCCAGGCAGGGATCTTTATCACTTTTCTGGGTGCACTGGCTTTGGGTTTTTTGCCCAATGAGGCCGCAGCCATCGGGATTATCGGCGGGGCAGACGGCCCAACAGCCATTTTTCTCACCGCCAAGCTGGCTCCGCAGCTTATCGGCCCCATTGCCGTTGCAGCTTACAGTTACATGGCCCTTGTGCCGGTAATCCAGCCGCCCATCATGAAATTTTTAACCACGCGCAAGGAACGACTCATCCGCATGGAAGATCCGCGTCACGTCACCAAGCGCGAAAAAATTATATTCCCGGTTATATCCTTTTTGCTCTGCTGTTTTCTGGCACCTGCAGCATTGCCGCTTTTGGGCATGCTGTGCTTTGGCAATCTCCTTAAAGAGGCTGTGGTTACAGAGCGACTGGCTGTTACGGCACGCACTGCATTGATTGATATTGCCACCATCCTTCTGGGCATTACCGTAGGCGCGTCTACCCAGGGAGATGTCTTTCTTACCCAGAGCTCCGTGAAAATTTTTGTCCTGGGTGCGCTCTCCTTTGGTATTGCAACCGCCTCCGGAGTGTTATTTGCCAAGTTCATGAACCTGTTTTTAAAAAAGAAGATCAATCCCCTGCTGGGTGCTGCCGGTGTTTCCGCTGTACCGGATTCGGCCCGGGTGGTACATATTATGGGACAGCGGGAAGATCCTTCAAATTTTCTGCTCATGCATGCCATGGCCCCTAATGTTTCCGGCGTTATCGGTTCGGCCATTGCCGCAGGCGTATTGTGGAGTCTGATGATTTAG
- a CDS encoding Rdx family protein gives MEIRIKYCSVUNYQPRAAGLADAIEQETGIVPTLEPGSGGVYDIIADGVLLYSKHQTGCFPDNREILVKIRHKG, from the coding sequence ATGGAGATTCGCATCAAGTATTGCTCGGTTTGAAATTACCAGCCAAGGGCTGCCGGTCTGGCAGACGCAATTGAACAGGAGACAGGGATTGTTCCCACCCTTGAACCCGGCAGTGGTGGTGTTTATGATATCATTGCTGATGGCGTACTTTTATATTCAAAGCATCAGACAGGATGTTTTCCGGATAACCGGGAAATTCTTGTCAAAATCCGTCACAAAGGATAA